From Bradyrhizobium symbiodeficiens, the proteins below share one genomic window:
- a CDS encoding UbiH/UbiF family hydroxylase, with protein MTDASTMHDTAVIGGGPAGLAAAIALAQAGARTALVARRVPYADNRTTALLGASVDLLESLDVWPRCNGKAAALEVMRLVDDTGRLFRAPEVRFSCHEIGLDAFGYNIDNRSLMLALEERAAELPTLVRLDDEAESIVIESDDVAIRTASGRFLSARLVVGADGRHSLCREAAGIAVTRRELTQTALTFNVAHTRPHRNVSTEFHTPHGPCVFVPLPGDRSSIVWVSAPAEAERLRGLSDAELSAAIEKQSHSILGRMTVEPGRNLFPLAIERPKSFGRDRIALVGEAAHVVPPIGAQGLNLGLRDAADIARLAAEAIAAGEDPGTDEVLKRYDRARRPDILSRTFAIDIANRSLLNDFLPLQPVRAVGMHLLGAIGPLRRFAMREGLTPTWRR; from the coding sequence CGCTGGTGGCGCGGCGTGTGCCCTATGCCGACAACCGCACCACAGCGTTGTTAGGCGCCTCCGTCGATCTCCTGGAGTCCCTCGACGTCTGGCCGCGCTGCAACGGCAAGGCCGCCGCGCTCGAGGTCATGCGCCTCGTCGACGACACCGGCCGGCTGTTCCGCGCCCCTGAGGTCCGGTTCTCCTGCCACGAAATCGGCCTCGACGCGTTCGGCTACAACATCGACAACCGTTCACTGATGCTGGCGCTCGAGGAGCGCGCGGCCGAGCTGCCCACCCTCGTCCGCCTCGACGACGAGGCCGAGAGCATCGTGATCGAATCCGATGACGTCGCGATCCGCACCGCGTCCGGACGGTTTCTCTCGGCTCGCCTCGTGGTCGGCGCCGACGGCCGCCATTCGCTGTGCCGGGAAGCTGCCGGCATCGCAGTGACGCGGCGCGAGCTGACACAGACCGCGCTGACTTTCAACGTCGCTCACACGCGGCCACACCGCAATGTCTCGACGGAGTTCCACACGCCGCACGGTCCCTGCGTGTTCGTACCCCTGCCCGGCGACCGCTCCAGCATCGTCTGGGTCTCGGCGCCTGCCGAGGCCGAACGGCTCCGTGGCCTCAGCGACGCCGAGTTGTCGGCCGCGATCGAGAAGCAGTCGCATTCGATCCTGGGACGCATGACGGTCGAGCCCGGCCGCAACCTGTTCCCGCTGGCGATCGAACGTCCGAAATCCTTCGGCCGCGACCGCATCGCTCTGGTCGGCGAAGCCGCCCATGTGGTCCCGCCGATCGGTGCCCAGGGCCTCAATCTCGGCCTGCGCGATGCCGCCGATATCGCACGGCTCGCGGCCGAAGCCATTGCCGCCGGCGAGGATCCGGGCACGGACGAGGTGCTCAAGCGCTACGACCGCGCACGTCGCCCGGACATCCTGAGCCGCACCTTTGCGATCGACATCGCCAACCGCTCGCTGCTCAACGATTTCCTGCCGCTGCAGCCGGTCCGCGCCGTCGGCATGCACCTGCTCGGCGCCATCGGCCCGCTCCGCCGTTTTGCGATGCGCGAAGGCCTGACGCCGACCTGGCGAAGGTAG
- a CDS encoding AEC family transporter — protein MVDILNLALPYFGLIFVGFACGKVKSLPESGLAWMNFFLLYVSLPALLFAIMSKTPFSELNNPPFLVATTLSTVAAFTLALVVGKVLGRLTLREATLAGLSGGYGNIGYMGPGLALAVLGSKASAPTALIFCCDSIFLFTIVPLLIELSDRDHPSIVHAFGVVLKQIVLNPLIMSACFGAAFASLHIEMPVALDRTITFLQNAAAPTALFVLGVTVALRPFDRVPWEVPGVIAIKLLFHPLAVFGLMLAFGPFAQPWAATAVLMASLPPALNVFVIARQNDAWIESASVAVLLGTFASVVTLTSVMWLLQSGRLAFP, from the coding sequence ATGGTCGATATCCTCAATCTGGCGCTACCTTATTTCGGCTTGATCTTCGTCGGCTTCGCCTGCGGCAAGGTCAAGTCCCTGCCGGAATCGGGCCTCGCGTGGATGAACTTCTTCCTGCTCTACGTGTCGCTGCCGGCCCTGCTGTTTGCGATCATGTCGAAGACGCCGTTTTCGGAATTGAACAACCCGCCGTTCCTGGTGGCGACCACGCTGTCCACGGTTGCGGCGTTCACCCTGGCGCTGGTGGTCGGCAAGGTTCTGGGACGGCTGACGCTGCGTGAGGCGACGCTTGCAGGTCTCTCGGGCGGCTACGGCAATATCGGCTATATGGGGCCGGGGCTGGCGCTTGCGGTGCTGGGATCGAAGGCGTCGGCGCCGACCGCGCTGATCTTCTGCTGCGACAGCATCTTCCTGTTCACGATCGTGCCGCTGTTGATCGAGCTGTCCGACCGCGATCATCCCTCCATCGTGCATGCCTTCGGCGTGGTGCTGAAGCAGATCGTGCTCAACCCGCTGATCATGTCGGCCTGTTTTGGCGCGGCCTTCGCATCGCTGCACATCGAGATGCCCGTCGCGCTCGATCGCACCATTACCTTCCTGCAGAACGCGGCGGCCCCGACTGCGCTGTTCGTGCTCGGCGTGACCGTGGCGCTGCGGCCGTTCGACCGTGTGCCATGGGAGGTGCCCGGCGTGATCGCGATCAAGCTGCTGTTCCATCCGCTCGCGGTATTCGGGCTGATGCTCGCGTTCGGCCCGTTCGCGCAGCCCTGGGCTGCGACCGCCGTGCTGATGGCCTCGCTGCCGCCGGCGCTGAACGTGTTCGTCATCGCCCGGCAGAACGATGCCTGGATCGAGTCTGCTTCCGTGGCGGTGCTGCTCGGGACGTTTGCGTCGGTGGTCACGCTGACCAGCGTGATGTGGCTGCTTCAGAGTGGCCGGCTGGCATTCCCGTGA
- the hspQ gene encoding heat shock protein HspQ — MIKARTAKFQIGQVVRHRIFSFRGVIFDIDPEFNNTEEWWLSIPEEVRPHKDQPFYHLLAENAESEYVAYVSEQNLLPDDSGEPVRHSQVAEIFVKDKTGGYRPRNPSLN, encoded by the coding sequence ATGATTAAAGCGCGGACCGCCAAATTCCAGATCGGACAGGTCGTACGCCACCGGATCTTCTCGTTCCGGGGCGTGATCTTCGACATCGATCCGGAATTCAACAACACCGAGGAGTGGTGGCTGTCGATCCCCGAAGAGGTGCGGCCCCACAAGGACCAGCCGTTCTACCACCTCCTCGCTGAGAACGCGGAGTCGGAATACGTCGCCTACGTCTCGGAGCAGAACCTTCTGCCCGACGATTCCGGCGAACCGGTCCGGCATTCCCAGGTCGCCGAGATCTTCGTCAAGGACAAGACCGGCGGCTATCGCCCCCGCAATCCCTCGCTGAACTAG
- a CDS encoding invasion associated locus B family protein: MNFRYLAASVRPRGRLLALLTATALVVPFAAEAQAPAPGAPAPKAAPKAAPKAAPKAPAPAASPQAQQAPAPGAPAQQGAAQPADQQIQLIYAPWTKFCLKGQDANAKQVCFTGKDGRIESGQPVIAAVIIEPEGEPKKILRVTLPLGMQLVHGTRIIVDSNAPLQQPYVICFQNGCMSDYEATPELINSMKKGQNLVVQAINANGAPLTLPLPLAGEFQKAYDGPPTDPKVFEENQKKLQEELQKKAEELQKKQQQSGGAAPAGQK; the protein is encoded by the coding sequence ATGAATTTCCGTTACTTGGCCGCGTCCGTCCGGCCGCGTGGGCGACTTCTCGCCCTGTTGACGGCGACGGCGTTGGTCGTTCCGTTTGCCGCCGAGGCCCAGGCGCCGGCTCCGGGCGCGCCCGCGCCCAAGGCGGCTCCGAAAGCCGCTCCCAAGGCTGCTCCCAAGGCTCCGGCGCCCGCAGCGTCCCCGCAGGCCCAGCAGGCTCCGGCCCCGGGCGCTCCGGCGCAGCAGGGCGCGGCCCAGCCGGCTGATCAGCAGATCCAGCTGATCTACGCCCCCTGGACCAAGTTCTGTCTCAAGGGCCAGGATGCCAACGCCAAGCAGGTCTGCTTCACCGGCAAGGACGGCCGCATCGAATCGGGCCAACCGGTCATCGCTGCCGTCATCATCGAGCCGGAAGGCGAGCCCAAGAAGATCCTGCGCGTGACGCTGCCGCTCGGCATGCAGCTCGTGCACGGCACCCGGATCATCGTGGACAGCAACGCGCCGCTGCAGCAGCCCTATGTGATCTGCTTCCAGAACGGCTGCATGTCCGATTACGAGGCGACCCCCGAGCTCATCAACAGCATGAAGAAGGGCCAGAATCTCGTCGTCCAGGCGATCAACGCCAACGGCGCGCCGCTGACCCTGCCGCTGCCGCTCGCCGGCGAATTCCAGAAGGCCTATGACGGTCCGCCGACCGATCCGAAGGTGTTCGAGGAAAACCAGAAGAAGCTTCAGGAAGAGCTTCAGAAGAAGGCCGAGGAACTGCAGAAGAAGCAGCAGCAGAGCGGTGGCGCCGCCCCGGCGGGTCAGAAGTAA
- a CDS encoding extracellular solute-binding protein, whose protein sequence is MFKFLRLFEGPGLRLCVLASALSLGLSAGSTRAEEAHAIAMHGKPAMPADFTHMPYANPDAPKGGRLTWGVLGTFDSLNPFIVRGLAVQQMRGYVVESLLARGNDEPFTLYGLLARSVETNDERSFVTFRLDPRARFSDGTPVTAEDVLFSWQLLRDHGRPNHRQYYAKVARAEAADPLTVRFDLAGANDRELPLILGLMPILPKHAVDVATFEETTLASPIGSGPYRVTAVKPGASVTLTRNPDYWGRDLAINRGLYNFDEIRLDYFREANGQFEAFKRGLYDFRIEHEPLRWHEGYDFPAAKSGEVIRDTVKPGLPQPSEFLVFNTRRPLFADIRVRQALTLLFDFELVNRNYFFGLYSRVAGYFAGSDLSAYGRPAGARERELLKPFAAQIRPDIMDGSYRLPVTDGSGRDRTTLRAALKLLSEAGYELDGTVLRNRATKAPFTFEILVTTRDQERIALAFQRDLKRAGIEPSVRTVDPVQFDQRRLAYEFDMIQNRWDQSLSPGNEQSFYWGSAAADNPGTRNYMGARDGAVDAMIAALLEAREHTDFVSSVRALDRALIAGFYTIPLFNVSEQWIARWNRIERPKTTSLSGYLPETWWSKGQPQAHQAK, encoded by the coding sequence ATGTTCAAGTTCCTGCGCCTCTTCGAGGGCCCCGGTCTCCGCCTTTGCGTCCTTGCCTCAGCGCTCTCGCTCGGGCTGTCCGCTGGCAGCACGCGGGCCGAGGAAGCCCATGCCATCGCGATGCACGGCAAGCCGGCCATGCCGGCCGATTTCACCCACATGCCCTATGCCAATCCCGATGCCCCCAAGGGCGGCCGCCTGACCTGGGGTGTCCTCGGCACCTTCGACAGCCTCAATCCCTTCATCGTGAGGGGATTGGCCGTGCAGCAGATGCGCGGCTACGTGGTCGAGAGCCTGCTCGCGCGCGGCAATGACGAACCGTTCACGCTCTATGGACTGCTCGCCAGGAGCGTCGAGACCAACGACGAGCGGAGCTTCGTCACGTTCCGCCTCGATCCGCGCGCCCGGTTCTCCGACGGCACGCCGGTCACGGCCGAAGACGTGCTGTTCTCCTGGCAGCTGCTGCGCGATCACGGCCGCCCCAACCACCGGCAGTACTACGCCAAAGTCGCCAGGGCCGAAGCTGCCGATCCCCTCACCGTCCGCTTCGACCTCGCAGGCGCCAACGATCGCGAGCTGCCGCTGATCCTCGGCCTGATGCCGATCCTGCCCAAGCACGCGGTCGACGTCGCGACCTTCGAGGAGACGACGCTGGCGAGCCCGATCGGCTCCGGGCCCTATCGCGTCACCGCGGTGAAGCCCGGCGCGAGCGTCACGCTCACGCGCAATCCCGACTATTGGGGCCGCGACCTCGCCATCAACCGCGGGCTCTACAATTTCGACGAGATCCGCCTCGACTATTTTCGAGAGGCCAACGGCCAGTTCGAAGCCTTCAAGCGCGGCCTCTACGATTTCCGAATCGAGCACGAGCCGCTGCGCTGGCACGAGGGCTACGATTTTCCGGCTGCCAAAAGCGGCGAGGTGATCCGCGATACCGTCAAGCCGGGCCTGCCGCAGCCATCCGAATTCCTGGTGTTCAATACCCGCCGTCCTCTATTCGCCGACATCCGCGTCCGCCAGGCGCTGACGCTGCTGTTCGATTTCGAGCTGGTCAACCGCAACTACTTCTTCGGGCTCTATTCGCGCGTGGCCGGCTATTTCGCCGGCTCCGACCTGTCGGCCTATGGCCGGCCCGCGGGCGCGCGCGAGCGCGAGCTGCTGAAACCCTTCGCGGCGCAAATTCGGCCCGATATCATGGACGGCAGCTACCGCTTGCCGGTGACCGACGGCTCGGGACGCGACCGCACCACGCTGCGCGCGGCGCTGAAGCTGTTGTCGGAGGCCGGCTACGAGCTCGACGGCACGGTGCTGCGCAACCGCGCGACCAAAGCGCCCTTCACCTTCGAGATCCTGGTCACGACCCGCGACCAGGAGCGGATCGCGCTTGCGTTCCAGCGCGACCTCAAGCGCGCCGGCATCGAGCCGAGCGTCCGAACTGTCGATCCCGTGCAGTTCGACCAGCGCCGGCTCGCTTACGAATTCGACATGATCCAGAACCGCTGGGACCAGTCGCTGTCGCCCGGCAACGAGCAATCTTTCTATTGGGGCAGCGCTGCGGCCGACAATCCGGGGACCCGCAACTACATGGGCGCCAGGGATGGCGCGGTCGATGCCATGATCGCCGCTCTGCTCGAGGCCCGTGAACATACGGATTTCGTCTCGTCGGTGCGGGCGCTCGACCGCGCCCTGATCGCGGGCTTCTACACAATCCCCCTGTTTAACGTATCCGAGCAATGGATCGCGCGGTGGAATCGGATAGAACGGCCCAAGACCACCTCGCTCTCGGGCTATTTGCCGGAGACCTGGTGGTCGAAAGGGCAGCCGCAAGCTCATCAAGCAAAGTGA
- a CDS encoding AMP-binding protein translates to MNQPAISPTLDTLFQRTLIRQPHALALLDPLNKARVTGHQPRRMTYAEADTAIEALSAYFVESGLPANSVIAIQLPATVEFVLTVLAAHRAGLVVAVLPLLWRHAELTAALNRTAARAIVTTSTVDGVSYADLAMHAAAEAFSIRHVCGFGTDLPEGMASLDDVLARPPGTTRAVIQDGRKAAMISFDVTAEGFRPVPRPHFSLIAGGLAMSLEADIRQGATMMAAFTPMSFAGLASSLAVWLLSGGALALHHPFENEVLERQINEHECDVLIAPAQLALRLGDADLAARMPSLRNVIGLWRAPEQVAASDAWIAPHAPLTDVYLFGEAGLFGARRGEDGMPVPVMPGPHGAPREQSGSSIAGEILLTPKGTLGLRGAMVPIAAYAPPQPVGDTLIAQPPRDYVDTGYAARLDRPSGAICITAPPSGIMAVGGYRFLSNDLQEWARRLGQGALLTALPDRLSGHRLAGRAQDNTRAREALSELGLNPLMVEAFRDRSGPA, encoded by the coding sequence GTGAACCAGCCAGCCATATCGCCGACGCTCGACACGTTGTTTCAGCGCACGCTGATACGGCAGCCGCACGCGCTCGCTCTGCTCGATCCCCTCAACAAGGCCCGCGTGACCGGGCACCAGCCGCGGCGGATGACCTATGCCGAGGCCGACACGGCGATCGAGGCGCTGTCGGCCTATTTCGTCGAATCGGGCCTGCCGGCCAATTCCGTCATCGCGATCCAATTGCCTGCGACGGTCGAGTTCGTGCTCACCGTGCTCGCCGCCCATCGCGCCGGCCTCGTCGTTGCGGTGCTGCCGCTGCTGTGGCGGCATGCGGAACTGACCGCGGCGCTGAACCGCACCGCGGCGCGCGCCATCGTCACCACGAGCACGGTCGACGGCGTCAGCTATGCCGATCTGGCGATGCATGCGGCCGCCGAAGCCTTCTCGATCCGTCATGTCTGCGGCTTCGGCACCGATCTGCCCGAAGGCATGGCTTCGCTGGACGATGTGCTGGCCCGCCCGCCCGGCACCACGCGCGCCGTGATCCAGGACGGCCGCAAGGCGGCGATGATCTCCTTCGACGTCACGGCGGAAGGCTTTCGCCCGGTGCCGCGACCGCATTTCAGCCTGATCGCCGGCGGCCTTGCGATGTCGCTGGAAGCCGACATCAGGCAGGGCGCGACAATGATGGCGGCGTTCACGCCGATGTCGTTCGCAGGCCTCGCCTCCTCGCTCGCGGTGTGGCTGCTCTCCGGCGGTGCGCTGGCGCTGCATCACCCGTTCGAGAACGAGGTGCTGGAGCGGCAGATCAACGAGCATGAATGCGACGTGCTGATCGCGCCTGCACAGCTTGCGTTGCGCCTCGGCGATGCCGACCTGGCGGCGCGAATGCCGTCCTTGCGCAACGTCATCGGCCTCTGGCGCGCGCCCGAGCAGGTGGCGGCAAGCGATGCTTGGATCGCTCCGCATGCGCCGCTGACCGACGTCTACCTGTTCGGCGAGGCCGGGCTGTTCGGCGCCCGCCGCGGCGAGGACGGCATGCCTGTGCCGGTGATGCCCGGGCCGCACGGCGCCCCTCGCGAGCAATCCGGCTCGTCCATTGCCGGCGAGATCCTGCTGACGCCAAAGGGCACGCTCGGCCTGCGCGGCGCGATGGTGCCGATCGCGGCCTATGCGCCGCCGCAGCCGGTCGGCGACACGCTGATCGCGCAGCCGCCGCGCGACTATGTCGACACCGGCTATGCCGCGCGGCTCGACCGCCCGAGCGGCGCGATCTGCATTACCGCACCCCCCTCCGGCATCATGGCCGTCGGCGGCTACCGCTTCCTCTCCAACGACCTCCAGGAATGGGCCCGCCGGCTCGGCCAGGGCGCCCTGCTCACCGCGCTGCCCGACCGGCTTTCCGGCCACAGGCTGGCCGGACGCGCCCAGGACAACACCCGGGCCCGCGAGGCGCTCAGCGAGCTCGGGCTTAACCCCTTGATGGTCGAGGCTTTTCGCGACCGCTCCGGCCCGGCCTAG
- a CDS encoding cold-shock protein: MTTGTVKWFNSQKGFGFIQPDQGSQDVFVHISAVERAGMNTLNEGQKVSFEIVADRKTGKSAAEDLRAA; this comes from the coding sequence ATGACGACGGGAACTGTGAAGTGGTTTAACAGCCAAAAGGGTTTCGGCTTCATTCAGCCGGACCAGGGAAGCCAGGATGTGTTCGTTCATATCAGCGCCGTTGAACGCGCCGGCATGAATACCCTCAACGAAGGGCAGAAGGTCTCTTTCGAGATCGTTGCAGACCGCAAGACCGGCAAGTCTGCTGCTGAGGATCTGCGCGCCGCATAG
- the mfd gene encoding transcription-repair coupling factor, whose amino-acid sequence MKPGLKSPAELLTPGRAVTLANVAEGAEGLVVSDLARAIAARPKKPAVSLAVVCRDGARMQQLERALQFFAPDLPVLQFPAWDCQPYDRVSPHGGILAQRLTTLARLASLTGSDKPLIVLTTVNAVVQRVPARELVAAQALSVAPGNVVPMDTIVAWLEHNGYNRSSTVREPGEYAVRGGILDLFPAGLDQPVRFDFFGDSLESIRTFDAETQRTLLDMRALDLVPISEFQLVTDTIRRFRMGYVAEFGAPERDDALYEAVSEGRRHPGMEHWLPLFQDRMDTLFDYLQGAAVAIEPQAEDAVRERFKQIQDYYEARRDAMEHPAGGAIYKPLPPDRLYLTEDEWAKRLADIPLARLTQFAVPADGTSVVDAGARKGRDFAPERNDSTVNVFESVVAHVMGLQANRKKVVIALWSEGSRDRMTSMLRDHKLAHTTSVNAWRTVQATPRNETMLAVLGLEAGFETDEIALISEQDILGDRLVRTRKASRKLDNFISEITSLAAGDIVVHADHGIGRFVGLQTLDVAGAPHDCLELHYAAEAKLFLPVENIELLSRYGSDQTTVELDRLGGSGWQTRKAKLKNRIREIAGELIKIAAARHLHEAPKLPVQQGIYDEFCARFPYDETEDQLGAIESTLKDLELGRPMDRLICGDVGFGKTEVALRAAFAVALEGKQVAVVVPTTLLARQHHRTFTERFKGFPVNVAQASRLVPTKELNLVKKGIADGSVDIVVGTHALLGKAIKFRDLGLVIVDEEQHFGVTHKERLKALRAEVHVLTLSATPIPRTLQLALTGVRELSIIASPPVDRLAVRTFVAPHDPLMIREALLRERYRGGQAFYVVPRIDDLAEVKDFLDKNVPEMKVAVAHGQMPPAVIEDIMTAFYDGKFDILLSTTIVESGLDIPNANTLIVHRADMFGLAQLYQLRGRVGRSKLRAYALFTLPAQQKITAQAERRLTVLQSLETLGAGFQLASHDLDIRGAGNLLGEEQSGHIKEVGFELYQSMLEEAIVNLKAGVSEPAADRWSPSITIGMPVLIPEDYVGDLSVRLSLYRRLADLDSEEEIENFGAEMRDRFGVLPDEVRYLFKVAAIKAFCRRANVGKIDAGPKGAVIAFRDNSFAHPDRLVSFIRSYGQAAKVRPDMKVVFLQDWETPEERLVGTTEIMRQLAQLAQSKKAA is encoded by the coding sequence ATGAAACCTGGGTTGAAGTCGCCGGCCGAGCTGCTCACGCCCGGCCGCGCGGTCACGCTTGCCAATGTCGCGGAAGGCGCCGAAGGCCTGGTGGTCTCCGATCTCGCCCGGGCCATCGCGGCGCGGCCGAAAAAGCCGGCCGTCAGTCTTGCCGTGGTCTGCCGCGATGGGGCACGGATGCAGCAGCTCGAACGCGCGCTGCAATTCTTCGCGCCCGATCTGCCGGTGCTCCAGTTTCCGGCCTGGGACTGCCAGCCCTATGACCGCGTCTCGCCGCATGGCGGTATCCTGGCGCAACGTCTGACCACGCTGGCGCGGCTGGCCTCGCTCACCGGCAGCGACAAACCGCTGATCGTGCTGACCACGGTGAACGCGGTGGTGCAGCGCGTGCCCGCGCGCGAGCTCGTCGCGGCGCAGGCGCTGTCGGTTGCGCCCGGCAACGTCGTGCCGATGGACACCATCGTCGCCTGGCTCGAGCACAACGGCTACAACCGCTCCTCGACCGTGCGCGAGCCCGGCGAATATGCCGTGCGCGGCGGCATTCTCGACCTGTTCCCCGCCGGCCTCGATCAGCCGGTACGCTTCGATTTCTTCGGCGACAGCCTGGAATCGATCCGCACCTTCGATGCCGAGACCCAGCGCACGCTGCTCGACATGCGCGCGCTCGACCTGGTGCCGATCTCGGAATTCCAGCTCGTCACCGACACCATCCGCCGTTTCCGCATGGGCTATGTCGCCGAGTTCGGCGCGCCCGAGCGTGACGATGCACTGTACGAGGCCGTCAGCGAAGGCCGCCGTCATCCCGGCATGGAGCACTGGCTGCCGCTGTTCCAGGACCGGATGGACACGCTGTTCGACTATCTGCAAGGCGCGGCCGTCGCCATCGAACCGCAGGCCGAGGACGCGGTCCGCGAGCGCTTCAAGCAGATCCAGGACTATTACGAGGCCCGCCGCGATGCCATGGAGCATCCAGCCGGTGGCGCCATCTACAAGCCGCTGCCTCCGGACCGGCTTTATCTGACCGAGGACGAGTGGGCCAAGCGCCTTGCCGACATCCCGCTGGCGCGGTTGACGCAGTTCGCCGTGCCGGCCGACGGCACTTCGGTCGTTGATGCCGGCGCCCGCAAGGGCCGCGACTTTGCGCCCGAGCGTAACGACAGCACGGTCAACGTGTTCGAGTCCGTCGTCGCGCATGTCATGGGCCTGCAGGCGAACCGCAAGAAGGTCGTGATTGCACTCTGGAGCGAAGGCTCGCGCGATCGCATGACCTCGATGCTGCGCGACCACAAGCTCGCTCACACCACCAGCGTCAACGCCTGGCGGACGGTGCAGGCGACTCCGCGCAACGAGACCATGCTCGCCGTGCTCGGCCTGGAGGCCGGTTTCGAAACCGACGAGATCGCGCTAATCAGCGAGCAGGACATTCTGGGTGACCGCCTGGTGCGGACGCGCAAGGCCAGCCGCAAGCTCGATAATTTCATCTCGGAGATCACGAGCCTTGCGGCCGGCGATATCGTCGTCCACGCCGATCACGGCATCGGCCGCTTCGTCGGCCTGCAGACGCTCGACGTCGCCGGCGCGCCGCATGACTGTCTCGAGCTGCATTATGCCGCCGAGGCAAAACTGTTTCTGCCGGTCGAGAACATCGAGCTGCTGTCGCGCTACGGCTCCGACCAGACCACGGTCGAGCTGGATCGTTTGGGCGGCTCCGGCTGGCAGACCCGCAAGGCAAAACTCAAGAACCGCATCCGCGAGATCGCGGGCGAGCTGATCAAGATTGCCGCCGCGCGCCATCTGCACGAGGCGCCCAAGCTACCGGTGCAGCAGGGCATCTATGACGAGTTCTGCGCACGCTTCCCCTATGACGAGACCGAGGACCAGTTAGGGGCGATTGAATCCACGCTGAAAGACCTCGAGCTCGGTCGTCCGATGGACCGGCTGATCTGCGGCGACGTCGGCTTCGGCAAGACCGAGGTGGCGCTGCGCGCCGCCTTTGCCGTTGCGCTCGAAGGCAAGCAGGTCGCGGTCGTGGTGCCGACCACGCTACTGGCGCGTCAGCACCACAGGACCTTCACCGAGCGCTTCAAGGGCTTTCCGGTGAACGTGGCGCAGGCTTCGCGCCTGGTGCCGACCAAAGAGCTCAATTTGGTCAAGAAGGGCATCGCCGACGGCTCCGTCGACATCGTGGTCGGCACCCACGCGCTGCTCGGCAAGGCGATCAAGTTCCGCGATCTCGGCCTCGTCATCGTCGACGAGGAGCAGCACTTCGGCGTCACGCACAAGGAACGGCTGAAGGCGCTGCGTGCAGAGGTGCATGTGCTGACGCTGTCGGCGACGCCGATCCCGCGCACGCTGCAACTGGCTCTCACCGGCGTCCGCGAGCTCTCGATCATCGCCTCGCCCCCGGTCGACCGCCTCGCGGTGCGCACCTTCGTCGCCCCGCACGATCCGCTGATGATCCGCGAGGCGCTGCTGCGTGAGCGTTACCGCGGCGGCCAGGCGTTCTACGTGGTGCCGCGCATCGACGACCTCGCCGAGGTCAAGGACTTCCTCGACAAGAACGTGCCGGAGATGAAGGTCGCGGTCGCACACGGGCAGATGCCGCCCGCCGTGATCGAGGACATCATGACGGCGTTCTACGACGGCAAGTTCGACATCCTGCTGTCGACCACGATCGTGGAATCCGGCCTCGACATCCCCAACGCCAACACGCTGATCGTGCACCGCGCCGACATGTTCGGCCTTGCACAGCTCTATCAGCTGCGCGGCCGTGTCGGTCGTTCCAAGCTGCGGGCCTATGCGCTGTTCACGCTGCCGGCGCAGCAGAAGATCACCGCGCAGGCCGAGCGCCGGCTCACCGTGCTGCAATCGCTGGAGACGCTGGGCGCGGGCTTCCAGCTCGCCTCGCACGACCTCGACATCCGTGGCGCCGGCAATTTGCTCGGCGAGGAGCAGTCGGGCCACATCAAGGAGGTCGGCTTCGAGCTCTATCAATCGATGCTGGAGGAGGCGATCGTCAACCTCAAGGCCGGCGTGTCCGAGCCAGCCGCCGACCGCTGGTCGCCGTCGATCACCATCGGCATGCCCGTGCTCATTCCGGAGGATTACGTCGGCGATCTCTCGGTGCGGCTGTCGCTGTACCGGCGTCTGGCCGATCTCGACAGCGAGGAGGAGATCGAGAATTTCGGTGCCGAGATGCGCGATCGCTTCGGCGTGCTGCCGGACGAGGTCCGCTACCTCTTCAAGGTCGCCGCGATCAAGGCGTTCTGCCGCCGCGCCAATGTCGGGAAGATCGATGCCGGCCCGAAGGGCGCCGTCATCGCCTTCCGCGACAATTCCTTCGCGCATCCCGACCGCTTGGTGTCGTTCATCCGCAGCTACGGCCAGGCCGCCAAGGTGCGGCCCGACATGAAGGTGGTATTCCTGCAGGACTGGGAGACGCCGGAAGAGCGTCTCGTCGGCACCACGGAGATCATGCGCCAGCTCGCGCAACTCGCGCAGAGCAAGAAGGCGGCGTAG
- a CDS encoding succinate dehydrogenase assembly factor 2, with the protein MTGTTRSSDGLDNRRKRLLFRCWHRGTREMDLILGRFADAEIGNLSDAELTELETLLEESDPDLYAAITGDKVLPAAVTGALFARIKAFPITDGNL; encoded by the coding sequence ATGACGGGAACGACACGATCGAGTGACGGGCTGGACAATCGCCGCAAGCGGCTGCTGTTCCGCTGCTGGCACCGCGGCACGCGCGAGATGGACCTGATCCTCGGCCGCTTTGCCGATGCCGAGATCGGCAATTTGTCCGACGCGGAGCTGACCGAACTCGAGACCCTGCTCGAAGAGTCCGATCCCGACCTCTATGCCGCCATCACCGGCGACAAGGTGCTGCCAGCTGCTGTCACCGGCGCGCTGTTTGCCCGCATCAAGGCGTTCCCGATCACGGACGGCAATCTATGA